Proteins encoded in a region of the Pseudomonas sp. PDNC002 genome:
- a CDS encoding ABC transporter substrate-binding protein, with product MKRLLASLLGSAIAIGSGLAMAADADLQSLEAAARKEGQVNSVGMPDSWANWKDTWKDLESKYGLKHMDTDMSSAQELAKFKAEKENASADIGDVGAAFGPIAVQQDVSQPYKPSTWDQVPEWAKDKDGHWALAYTGTIAFIVNKQLVKDVPHSWADLLKGKYKVTIGDVSTAAQAVNGVLAASIANGGDEKNIKPGLEFFAQIAKQGRLSLTNPVINTLEKGEVEVGIVWDFNGLSYRDQIDPTRFEVLIPSDGSVISGYTTIINKYAKNPNAAKLAREYIFSDAGQINLAKGNARPIRAEHLTLPAEVKAKLLPNEQYAKAQPIKDPKAWEETSKRLPRQWQENVIINMQ from the coding sequence ATGAAACGCTTGCTTGCTTCACTGCTGGGATCGGCCATTGCCATTGGCAGCGGCCTCGCCATGGCGGCCGACGCCGATCTGCAATCGCTGGAAGCCGCCGCCCGCAAGGAAGGCCAGGTCAACAGCGTGGGCATGCCCGACAGCTGGGCGAACTGGAAGGACACCTGGAAGGACCTGGAAAGCAAGTACGGCTTGAAGCACATGGACACCGACATGAGTTCGGCCCAGGAACTGGCCAAATTCAAGGCCGAGAAGGAAAACGCCAGCGCCGACATCGGCGATGTGGGCGCCGCCTTCGGTCCCATCGCCGTCCAGCAGGACGTCAGCCAGCCTTACAAGCCCAGCACCTGGGACCAGGTGCCGGAATGGGCCAAGGACAAGGACGGCCACTGGGCGCTCGCCTACACCGGCACCATCGCCTTCATCGTCAACAAGCAACTGGTGAAGGACGTCCCGCACAGCTGGGCCGACCTGCTCAAGGGCAAGTACAAGGTCACCATCGGTGACGTCAGCACCGCCGCCCAGGCCGTCAACGGCGTACTGGCTGCCTCCATCGCCAACGGCGGCGACGAGAAGAACATCAAGCCGGGCCTGGAGTTCTTCGCGCAGATCGCCAAGCAGGGCCGCCTGTCGCTGACCAACCCGGTGATCAACACCCTGGAAAAGGGTGAAGTGGAAGTCGGCATCGTCTGGGACTTCAACGGCCTGAGTTACCGCGATCAGATCGATCCGACGCGCTTCGAGGTGCTGATCCCCTCCGACGGCTCGGTGATCTCCGGCTACACCACCATCATCAACAAATACGCGAAGAACCCGAACGCCGCCAAGCTGGCCCGCGAGTACATCTTCAGCGATGCCGGGCAGATCAACCTGGCCAAGGGCAACGCCCGTCCAATCCGCGCCGAGCACCTGACCCTGCCGGCCGAGGTGAAGGCCAAGCTGCTGCCCAACGAGCAGTACGCCAAGGCCCAGCCGATCAAGGATCCCAAGGCCTGGGAAGAAACCTCCAAGCGCCTGCCGCGCCAGTGGCAGGAAAACGTGATCATCAACATGCAGTGA
- a CDS encoding alkaline phosphatase family protein, giving the protein MRHDVILVVLDGLNYSVAHDCMGHLQALCNAGRGQLYRLECELPSLSRPLYECILTGVRPIDSGILHNDVSRLSNQRSLFHYARDAGLTTAAAAYHWVSELYNRTPFDPARDRHTDDESLPIQHGHFYWTDHYPDSHLFTDAESLRRRHGPNCLLVHPMNIDDAGHKHGLGTPQYRNSARHADIILSEYLHQWLAAGYQVMVTADHGMNDDRSHGGILPEEREVPLFVFGDAFSLDDQARPRQIELCGTLCEILGAAHDKPVCRELLKA; this is encoded by the coding sequence ATGCGCCACGACGTCATCCTGGTCGTCCTCGACGGCCTCAACTACAGCGTCGCCCACGACTGCATGGGCCACCTGCAAGCCCTGTGCAACGCCGGCCGCGGCCAGCTCTACCGGCTCGAATGCGAGTTGCCGTCGCTGTCCCGCCCGCTCTACGAATGCATCCTCACCGGCGTGCGCCCCATCGACAGCGGCATCCTGCACAACGACGTGTCGCGCCTGTCGAACCAGCGCAGCCTATTCCACTACGCTCGCGACGCCGGCCTGACCACTGCCGCGGCGGCCTATCACTGGGTCAGCGAGCTGTACAACCGCACGCCCTTCGACCCGGCGCGCGATCGTCATACCGACGACGAATCCCTGCCGATCCAGCACGGCCACTTCTACTGGACCGACCACTATCCCGACTCGCACCTGTTTACCGACGCCGAGTCGCTGCGCCGCCGGCATGGGCCCAACTGCCTGCTGGTGCACCCGATGAACATCGACGACGCCGGCCACAAACACGGCCTGGGCACGCCGCAGTACCGCAACAGCGCGCGGCACGCTGACATCATCCTTTCCGAATACCTGCACCAGTGGCTCGCCGCCGGCTACCAGGTGATGGTCACCGCCGACCACGGCATGAACGACGACCGCAGCCACGGCGGCATCCTCCCCGAGGAGCGCGAAGTGCCGCTGTTCGTCTTCGGCGACGCATTCAGCCTCGATGACCAGGCCCGCCCGCGCCAGATCGAACTCTGCGGCACGCTGTGCGAAATCCTCGGCGCCGCCCACGACAAACCGGTCTGCCGGGAGCTGCTCAAGGCATGA
- a CDS encoding ABC transporter permease subunit: protein MRSNTGKLFALLCLLPFALFFFAFQLAPLLWVMINSVRTGDGWGLANFSEIFGSPFYLQAIRYSLEISVWSSLIGLFIAVLGSYSLRQVDSKLRDFVMAFANMTSNFAGVPLAFAFIIILGFNGAITLLLKQAGIIEDFNLYSKTGLIILYTYFQIPLGVMLLYPAFDALREDWRESAALLGASHWAFWRHIGIPVLTPALLGTFVILLANALGAYATVYSLTTGNFNVVPIRIAGLVSGDVFLDPNMASALAMVLVGLMTIITLAHQWLLRRSYHVQKR, encoded by the coding sequence ATGAGATCGAACACCGGAAAGCTCTTCGCCCTGCTCTGCCTGCTGCCCTTCGCGCTGTTCTTCTTCGCCTTCCAGCTCGCGCCGCTGCTGTGGGTGATGATCAACAGCGTGCGCACGGGCGACGGCTGGGGCCTGGCCAACTTCAGCGAGATCTTCGGCTCGCCGTTCTACCTGCAGGCGATCCGCTACAGCCTGGAAATCTCGGTATGGTCGAGCCTGATCGGCCTGTTCATCGCCGTGCTCGGCAGCTACTCGCTGCGCCAGGTGGACAGCAAGCTGCGCGACTTTGTGATGGCCTTCGCCAACATGACCAGCAACTTCGCCGGGGTGCCGCTGGCCTTCGCCTTCATCATCATCCTGGGCTTCAACGGTGCCATCACGCTGCTGCTGAAGCAGGCGGGAATCATCGAAGACTTCAACCTCTATTCGAAGACCGGCCTGATCATCCTCTACACCTACTTCCAGATTCCCCTGGGCGTGATGCTGCTCTATCCGGCCTTCGACGCCCTGCGCGAGGACTGGCGCGAATCCGCCGCCCTGCTGGGCGCCAGCCACTGGGCGTTCTGGCGGCACATCGGCATCCCGGTGCTGACCCCCGCGCTGCTGGGCACCTTCGTGATCCTGCTGGCCAACGCCCTGGGCGCCTACGCCACGGTGTACTCACTGACCACCGGCAACTTCAACGTGGTGCCGATCCGCATTGCAGGCTTGGTCTCGGGCGACGTGTTCCTCGACCCGAACATGGCCAGCGCCCTGGCGATGGTGCTGGTCGGCCTGATGACCATCATTACCCTGGCCCACCAGTGGCTGCTGCGCCGGAGCTACCATGTCCAGAAACGCTAG
- a CDS encoding ABC transporter permease produces the protein MSRNASSLYHRVVVCALFLILLVPLAATLLYSLATSWSASVLPDGLTLKWFLSLWSDPRFLVAFGQSLLVCFGALVLSVVLVLPLMFVIHYYFPRLDALMNVLILLPFAVPPVVSSVGLLQLYASGPVPIVGTPWILIGCYFTIALPFMYRAISNNLQAINLHDLMDAAHLLGASTWQAALLVVLPNLRKGLMVALFLSFSFLIGEFVFANLLVGTRYETLQVFLNNMRNSSGHYTSAVVVSYFLFVLLLTWAANRLSKDKA, from the coding sequence ATGTCCAGAAACGCTAGTTCGCTGTACCACCGCGTGGTGGTCTGCGCGCTGTTCCTGATCCTGCTGGTGCCGCTGGCCGCCACCCTGCTCTATTCGCTGGCGACCTCGTGGAGCGCCAGCGTGCTGCCCGATGGTCTGACCCTGAAGTGGTTCCTGTCCTTGTGGAGCGACCCGCGCTTCCTCGTCGCCTTCGGCCAGTCGCTGCTGGTGTGCTTTGGCGCACTGGTGCTGAGCGTGGTGCTGGTGCTGCCGCTGATGTTCGTCATCCACTACTACTTCCCGCGCCTGGATGCGCTGATGAACGTGCTGATCCTGCTGCCCTTCGCGGTGCCGCCGGTGGTGTCGTCGGTCGGCCTGCTGCAGCTCTACGCCTCGGGCCCGGTGCCCATCGTGGGCACGCCCTGGATCCTGATCGGCTGCTACTTCACCATCGCTCTGCCCTTCATGTACCGGGCGATCAGCAACAACCTGCAGGCGATCAACCTGCACGACCTGATGGACGCCGCCCACCTGCTCGGCGCCAGCACCTGGCAGGCCGCCCTGCTGGTGGTGCTGCCGAACCTGCGCAAGGGCCTGATGGTGGCGCTGTTCCTGTCCTTCAGCTTCCTTATCGGCGAGTTCGTCTTCGCCAACCTGCTGGTGGGCACCCGCTACGAAACCCTGCAGGTGTTCCTCAACAACATGCGCAACAGCAGCGGCCACTACACCAGCGCGGTAGTGGTTTCGTACTTCCTCTTCGTCCTGCTGCTCACCTGGGCGGCGAACCGTTTAAGCAAGGACAAGGCATGA
- a CDS encoding ABC transporter ATP-binding protein, which translates to MSFLSVETLNKSYGTTTVFQDIDFAAESGEFVTLLGPSGCGKSTLLRCIAGLTAVDSGRILLDGEDIVPKSPQKRGIAMVFQSYALFPNMTVQQNVAFGLRMHKVPAAESTQRVAEVLEMVELGPLAARYPHQLSGGQCQRVALARSLVTRPRLLLLDEPLSALDARIRKHLREQIRRIQQELKLTTVFVTHDQEEALTLSDRIVLMNAGRIVQSGDAETLYTAPENAFAAGFIGNYNLLDAAQATRLLDRPFRQQVAIRPESLRLSPEASEGIPVRVLSHSLLGNVIRYRVDANGVGLTVDVLNRSAERLYPAGTPLGLHVDIESIREVA; encoded by the coding sequence ATGAGCTTCCTCAGCGTCGAGACACTGAACAAGAGCTACGGCACCACTACGGTATTCCAGGACATCGACTTCGCCGCCGAGAGCGGCGAGTTCGTCACCCTGCTTGGCCCCAGCGGCTGCGGCAAGTCCACCCTGCTGCGCTGCATCGCCGGCCTCACTGCGGTGGACAGCGGACGCATCCTGCTGGACGGCGAGGACATCGTGCCCAAGAGCCCGCAGAAGCGTGGCATCGCCATGGTGTTCCAGAGCTACGCGCTGTTCCCCAACATGACCGTGCAGCAGAACGTCGCCTTCGGGCTGCGCATGCACAAGGTGCCGGCGGCGGAATCCACCCAGCGCGTGGCCGAGGTGCTGGAAATGGTCGAACTGGGGCCGCTTGCCGCGCGCTATCCGCACCAGCTCTCCGGCGGCCAGTGCCAGCGTGTCGCCCTGGCCCGTTCGCTGGTCACCCGCCCGCGCCTGCTGCTGCTCGACGAGCCGCTGTCGGCGCTGGACGCGCGCATCCGCAAGCACCTACGCGAGCAGATCCGCCGCATCCAGCAGGAACTGAAACTGACCACGGTCTTCGTCACCCACGACCAGGAGGAGGCGCTGACGCTGTCGGACCGTATCGTGCTGATGAACGCCGGGCGCATCGTCCAGAGCGGCGACGCGGAAACCCTCTACACCGCGCCGGAAAACGCCTTCGCCGCCGGCTTCATCGGCAACTACAACCTGCTCGACGCGGCGCAGGCGACTCGGCTGCTGGACCGCCCTTTCCGCCAACAGGTGGCGATCCGCCCCGAATCCCTGCGCCTGAGCCCTGAAGCAAGCGAGGGCATTCCGGTTCGGGTACTCTCCCACAGCCTGCTGGGCAACGTGATCCGCTACCGGGTGGACGCCAATGGCGTCGGGCTGACCGTGGACGTCCTCAACCGCAGCGCCGAGCGCTTGTACCCGGCCGGCACCCCGCTCGGCCTGCATGTAGACATTGAAAGCATTCGGGAGGTGGCCTGA
- a CDS encoding HAD family hydrolase, with translation MALVIFDLDDTLIDGDCASLWSKRMADLGWVDAESFLKRDAELMALYAQGKLPMEDYMAFALEPMAGRSVEEIERDVEAFVEDVIEPLIHSDACATLARHREAGDRPLVISASGVHLVKPIAERIGIDDVLAIDLEVVNGHYTGRTVGTLTYREGKVLRLLDLLEGDDSPLADAHFYSDSRNDLPLLKLVGHPHVVNADPVLLEHAQKMGWDILDWK, from the coding sequence ATGGCCCTGGTGATATTCGACCTCGACGACACCCTGATCGACGGCGACTGCGCGAGCCTGTGGAGCAAGCGCATGGCCGATCTCGGCTGGGTCGACGCGGAGTCGTTCCTCAAGCGCGACGCCGAACTGATGGCGCTGTACGCGCAGGGCAAGCTGCCCATGGAGGACTACATGGCCTTCGCCCTGGAGCCGATGGCCGGGCGCAGCGTGGAAGAAATCGAGCGTGACGTGGAAGCCTTCGTCGAGGACGTGATCGAGCCGCTGATCCACAGCGACGCCTGCGCCACCCTCGCCCGCCACCGCGAAGCCGGCGACCGCCCGCTGGTGATCTCCGCCTCCGGCGTGCACCTGGTCAAGCCCATCGCCGAACGCATCGGCATCGACGACGTGCTCGCCATCGACCTGGAAGTGGTGAACGGTCACTACACCGGCCGCACCGTCGGCACCCTCACCTACCGTGAAGGCAAAGTGCTGCGCCTGCTCGACCTGCTCGAAGGCGACGACAGCCCGTTGGCCGACGCGCACTTCTACTCCGACTCGCGCAACGACCTGCCGCTGCTCAAGCTGGTCGGCCACCCGCACGTGGTGAACGCCGACCCGGTGCTGCTGGAACACGCGCAGAAAATGGGCTGGGATATTCTCGACTGGAAGTGA
- a CDS encoding NAD(P)H-quinone oxidoreductase, translating into MNALQGIEGRVEWAERPNPTCAQGQIRIQVAAAGLNRADLLQVAGLYPPPPGASDVIGLECAGVVTEVGAGSTWQVGDRVCALLAGGGMAEEVVVDQRHALPVPAGLSLAEAAALPEVYATAWLNLFMLGALQPGEKVLLHAGASGVGSAGIQLCKAFGSPCWVSVGSADRLAYCEGLGAEGGALRGESLESLRDFAPFDVILDPVGANYAALDLEILGRDGRWVVIGLMGGRKAELDLALLLGKRIQLIGSTLRSRDADFKAQLIAELGQKVWPLFETGKLSPQLERTFPVRDAQSAFDALASNQVQGKVVVLIDESLS; encoded by the coding sequence GTGAACGCATTGCAAGGCATCGAAGGGCGAGTGGAGTGGGCTGAGCGCCCGAACCCAACTTGCGCACAGGGACAGATCCGTATCCAGGTTGCTGCCGCAGGACTCAACCGCGCCGATCTGCTGCAGGTCGCGGGTCTCTATCCGCCGCCACCGGGCGCCAGCGACGTCATCGGCCTGGAATGCGCCGGCGTGGTAACCGAAGTCGGCGCCGGCAGCACCTGGCAGGTGGGTGATCGCGTCTGCGCCCTGCTGGCCGGTGGCGGCATGGCCGAGGAGGTGGTGGTGGACCAGCGCCACGCCTTGCCGGTGCCGGCTGGCCTGAGCCTGGCGGAAGCGGCCGCGCTGCCTGAGGTTTACGCCACCGCCTGGCTGAATCTGTTCATGCTCGGCGCGCTGCAGCCCGGCGAGAAAGTGCTGTTACATGCTGGTGCCAGCGGTGTCGGCTCGGCCGGCATCCAGCTGTGCAAGGCCTTCGGTAGCCCGTGCTGGGTCAGTGTCGGTTCCGCCGATCGGCTGGCCTACTGCGAGGGCCTGGGCGCCGAGGGCGGCGCGCTGCGCGGCGAGAGCCTCGAATCCTTGCGAGATTTCGCACCGTTCGATGTGATCCTCGACCCGGTCGGCGCGAATTACGCCGCGCTCGACCTGGAAATCCTCGGCCGTGACGGGCGATGGGTGGTCATTGGTCTGATGGGCGGTCGCAAGGCCGAACTGGACCTGGCGTTGCTGCTGGGCAAGCGCATCCAACTGATCGGTTCGACCCTGCGTTCGCGGGACGCCGACTTCAAGGCGCAGTTGATCGCCGAGCTGGGACAGAAGGTCTGGCCGTTGTTCGAAACCGGCAAGCTGAGTCCGCAGCTGGAGCGTACCTTCCCGGTCCGCGATGCGCAGAGCGCGTTCGATGCGCTGGCGAGCAACCAGGTGCAGGGCAAGGTCGTGGTGCTGATCGACGAGAGCCTGAGCTGA
- a CDS encoding carboxy terminal-processing peptidase, with amino-acid sequence MKRFLPRTALLFILGATAFSSFAATTSPNVWDGLQPDRDQVIASLNIVELLKRHHYNKPPLNDERSAKIYDSYLKTLDPARMYFTQADIDQFAPWRTQFDDFLKSGELEPGFTIYKRHLDRLKERLDFALAMLGKGVDKIDFKTDESLEIDREKSPWAKDSAALDDLWRKKVKDEVLRLKIAGKDNKAIQEQLTKRYKNQLMRLEQTRSEDIFQAYINAFAQTYDPHTQYLSPDSAENFDINMSLSLEGIGAVLQSDNDYVKVVRLVPAGPAEKSKQIATSDKIIGVAQGKGEMVDVVGWRLDEVVKLIRGPKGSQVRLEVIPSTNAPNDQTSKIVTITREAVKLEDQAAKKSEITIDHEGKNYKLGIIDVPAFYLDFKAYRAGDPDYKSTTRDVKKLIAELQKDNVDGIVIDLRNNGGGSLQEATELTGLFIDQGPTVLVRNSDGRVDVLNDDEGKAFYTGPMTVLVNRLSASASEIFAGAMQDYHRALIVGGQTFGKGTVQTIQPLNHGELKLTLAKFYRVSGQSTQHQGVIPDISYPSIVDDKEIGESALPDSMPWDTIKPALKAQADPFKPFLDQLRTRHDTRTEHNADFVYARERLALAQELMKEKTVSLNEAKRRAQQTSIESRQLAMENALRKSKGQEPLKELKKEDENALPEEDKTKPQDDAYLTESGHILIDYLNLDSQVAKH; translated from the coding sequence ATGAAGCGATTTTTGCCCCGTACCGCCCTGTTGTTCATCCTCGGCGCAACCGCCTTTTCCTCGTTCGCGGCGACCACCAGCCCGAATGTCTGGGACGGCCTGCAGCCTGACCGGGATCAAGTGATCGCCAGCCTCAACATCGTTGAGCTGCTCAAGCGCCATCACTACAACAAGCCGCCGCTGAACGACGAGCGCTCGGCGAAGATCTACGACAGCTACCTGAAGACTCTCGATCCGGCGCGGATGTACTTCACCCAGGCCGACATCGACCAGTTCGCGCCCTGGCGCACCCAGTTCGACGACTTCCTCAAGAGCGGCGAGCTGGAGCCTGGCTTCACCATCTACAAGCGCCATCTCGACCGTCTGAAGGAACGCCTCGACTTCGCCCTGGCGATGCTCGGCAAAGGCGTCGACAAGATCGACTTCAAGACTGACGAATCGCTGGAAATCGACCGCGAGAAGTCGCCCTGGGCCAAGGACAGCGCCGCGCTGGACGACCTGTGGCGCAAGAAGGTTAAGGACGAAGTCCTGCGCCTGAAGATCGCCGGCAAGGACAACAAGGCCATCCAGGAACAGCTGACCAAGCGCTACAAGAACCAGCTGATGCGCCTGGAGCAAACCCGCAGCGAAGACATCTTCCAGGCCTACATCAACGCCTTCGCCCAGACCTACGATCCGCACACCCAGTACCTGTCGCCGGACAGCGCGGAAAACTTCGACATCAACATGAGCCTCTCGCTGGAAGGCATCGGCGCCGTACTGCAGAGCGACAACGACTACGTGAAAGTCGTGCGCCTGGTACCGGCCGGCCCCGCCGAGAAGAGCAAGCAGATCGCCACCTCCGACAAGATCATCGGCGTTGCCCAGGGCAAGGGCGAAATGGTCGACGTGGTGGGCTGGCGTCTGGATGAAGTGGTCAAGCTGATCCGCGGCCCGAAAGGCTCGCAGGTCCGCCTGGAAGTGATTCCGTCGACCAACGCGCCCAACGACCAGACCAGCAAGATCGTCACCATCACCCGCGAGGCGGTGAAGCTGGAAGACCAGGCGGCGAAGAAGTCGGAAATCACCATCGACCACGAAGGCAAGAACTACAAGCTGGGCATCATCGACGTGCCGGCGTTCTACCTCGACTTCAAGGCCTATCGCGCCGGCGACCCGGACTACAAGTCCACCACCCGCGACGTGAAGAAACTGATCGCCGAGCTGCAGAAGGACAACGTCGACGGTATCGTCATCGACCTGCGCAACAACGGCGGCGGCTCCCTGCAGGAAGCCACCGAGCTGACCGGGCTGTTCATCGATCAGGGCCCGACCGTGCTGGTGCGCAACAGCGACGGCCGTGTCGACGTGCTCAACGATGACGAGGGCAAGGCCTTCTACACCGGCCCGATGACCGTGCTGGTGAACCGCCTGTCCGCCTCGGCCTCGGAGATCTTCGCCGGCGCCATGCAGGACTACCACCGCGCGCTCATCGTCGGCGGCCAGACCTTCGGCAAGGGCACCGTGCAGACCATCCAGCCGCTCAACCATGGCGAGCTGAAGCTGACCCTGGCCAAGTTCTACCGCGTCTCCGGCCAGAGCACCCAGCACCAGGGCGTGATCCCGGACATCAGCTATCCGTCCATCGTCGACGACAAGGAAATCGGCGAGAGCGCGCTGCCCGACTCGATGCCGTGGGACACCATCAAACCCGCGCTGAAGGCCCAGGCCGATCCGTTCAAGCCGTTCCTCGACCAGTTGCGCACCCGCCATGACACGCGCACCGAGCACAACGCGGACTTCGTCTATGCCCGCGAACGCCTCGCCCTGGCCCAGGAGCTGATGAAGGAGAAGACTGTCAGCCTCAATGAAGCCAAACGTCGCGCCCAGCAGACCAGCATCGAGAGCCGCCAGTTGGCCATGGAGAACGCCCTGCGCAAATCCAAGGGCCAGGAGCCGCTCAAGGAGCTGAAGAAGGAAGACGAGAACGCCCTGCCGGAAGAGGACAAGACCAAGCCGCAGGACGACGCCTACCTCACCGAGTCCGGGCACATCCTGATCGACTACCTGAATCTGGACTCCCAGGTCGCCAAACACTGA
- a CDS encoding bifunctional diguanylate cyclase/phosphodiesterase has translation MTVTEQLSALDQILAHGDLHCLFQPILSLSERRLVGYEALTRGPSNGPLHSPLTLFSIARSSGRLSQLELLCRRKACARFRDLKLEGKLFLNVSPESLLEPTHQPGRTLQLLQTFGISPNDVVIELTEQTPIEDYTLLDTALHHYRAMGFSIALDDLGAGYSSLRLWSELRPDYVKIDRHFIEGIHLDAVKREFVGSILKMAHASRAQVIAEGIEIPEELAVLSEMGVDLVQGYLLGRPNETPPRDARALLPELDNAGTLLAEEQSDLTPLLLEQPTVRDSTPIGDVLEAFRAQANLNSLAVLDCHDQPVGIVHRHALSDALLKPFAPELYARKPISRLMSEDFLAVERSQSLQQVSRLLTSRARQRIEEDFIITQGGRYLGLGRVIDVLKLITEQKIRQARHANPLTLLPGNVPIQQCLTRLLQQGREAVVCYVDIDSFKPFNDLYGYARGDEVLLCLAQCLGERVDPTRDFVGHIGGDDFMLVLGTQDWRERLNHLLEDFQGQCRRFYSREHLEAGCFVAHNRQGRREEYPLLSLSIGVVHVKSGAGQRLDASQLAGLASEAKRHAKNMPGYSVHILTAE, from the coding sequence ATGACCGTCACCGAGCAGTTGAGCGCGCTGGACCAGATCCTCGCTCACGGCGACCTGCACTGCCTGTTCCAGCCCATTCTGTCGCTTTCGGAAAGGCGCCTGGTGGGCTACGAAGCCCTCACCCGCGGCCCATCCAACGGCCCCTTGCACTCGCCCCTGACGCTGTTCAGCATCGCCCGCAGCAGCGGCCGTCTCAGCCAGCTCGAACTACTGTGCCGACGCAAAGCCTGCGCACGCTTTCGCGACCTGAAACTCGAAGGCAAGCTGTTCCTCAACGTCTCGCCGGAGTCCCTGCTGGAGCCGACCCACCAGCCCGGCCGCACGCTGCAGCTGCTACAGACGTTCGGCATCTCGCCCAACGACGTGGTGATCGAGCTGACCGAGCAGACGCCCATCGAGGACTACACCCTCCTCGACACCGCGCTGCACCACTATCGCGCCATGGGCTTTTCCATCGCCCTGGACGACCTGGGCGCCGGCTACTCCAGCCTGCGCCTGTGGTCTGAGCTGCGCCCCGACTACGTGAAGATCGACCGTCACTTCATCGAAGGCATCCATCTGGACGCCGTGAAGCGTGAATTCGTCGGCTCGATCTTGAAGATGGCCCACGCCTCCCGCGCCCAGGTGATCGCCGAAGGTATCGAGATTCCGGAAGAGCTGGCAGTGCTGTCAGAGATGGGTGTCGACCTGGTGCAGGGTTATCTGCTCGGTCGTCCCAATGAAACGCCGCCGCGCGACGCCCGCGCCCTTCTGCCGGAGCTGGACAACGCGGGAACGCTGCTCGCCGAGGAACAGTCCGATCTCACCCCGCTCCTGCTGGAGCAACCGACGGTGCGCGACAGCACGCCCATAGGCGACGTGCTCGAGGCGTTCCGCGCCCAGGCCAACCTGAACTCCCTGGCGGTGCTCGATTGCCACGATCAACCGGTGGGCATCGTCCATCGCCATGCCCTTTCAGATGCCCTGCTCAAGCCGTTCGCCCCGGAGCTGTACGCGCGCAAACCCATCAGCCGGCTGATGAGCGAGGATTTCCTCGCGGTGGAGCGCAGCCAATCGCTGCAGCAGGTCAGCCGCCTGCTCACCAGCCGCGCGCGGCAGCGTATCGAGGAAGATTTCATCATCACCCAGGGTGGCCGCTACCTGGGGCTGGGGCGGGTAATCGACGTACTCAAGCTGATCACCGAACAGAAGATCCGCCAGGCTCGCCACGCCAACCCGCTGACCCTGCTGCCCGGCAACGTGCCGATCCAGCAGTGCCTGACGCGCTTGCTGCAACAGGGCCGCGAGGCGGTGGTGTGCTACGTCGACATCGACAGTTTCAAGCCCTTCAACGACCTCTACGGCTATGCACGCGGCGACGAAGTGCTGCTCTGCCTGGCGCAGTGCCTGGGCGAGCGGGTGGACCCGACGCGGGACTTCGTTGGCCATATCGGTGGCGATGACTTCATGCTGGTATTGGGGACACAGGACTGGCGCGAACGCCTCAATCACCTGCTGGAAGATTTCCAGGGCCAGTGCCGGCGCTTCTATAGCCGCGAGCACCTGGAAGCGGGCTGCTTCGTCGCGCACAACCGCCAGGGGCGGCGCGAGGAGTATCCGCTGCTATCGCTATCGATCGGCGTGGTCCATGTGAAGAGCGGCGCCGGGCAGCGGCTGGATGCCAGCCAACTGGCCGGGCTGGCGTCGGAAGCCAAACGCCACGCGAAAAACATGCCCGGCTACAGCGTACACATCCTGACGGCCGAATGA
- a CDS encoding sel1 repeat family protein — translation MASPRELFWRLRARLSYAVARRLMGWPWMVRQPRSWAWMQGQFSRMAALGDVGAQSFYGHLLLFRGQGFGAREEGLRLLRLAAAAGDHKAAYQVGVQSLKGDTRHAGDAQEAARYWSQAAEAGHPLAARKLGELYRSGGPGLDPDEAQAERFEERARQLGL, via the coding sequence ATGGCCTCGCCCCGCGAGCTGTTCTGGCGCCTGCGCGCACGCTTGAGCTATGCCGTCGCGCGCCGACTGATGGGCTGGCCGTGGATGGTTCGCCAGCCGCGCTCCTGGGCCTGGATGCAGGGCCAGTTCTCGCGCATGGCCGCCCTTGGCGATGTCGGCGCGCAGAGCTTCTATGGACACCTGCTGCTGTTCCGCGGGCAGGGTTTCGGTGCTCGGGAGGAGGGACTGCGCTTGCTCCGTCTGGCTGCCGCAGCAGGCGACCACAAGGCGGCGTACCAGGTGGGGGTGCAATCGCTCAAGGGCGACACGCGCCATGCGGGCGATGCGCAGGAAGCGGCGCGTTACTGGAGCCAGGCCGCCGAGGCGGGCCACCCGTTGGCGGCGCGCAAGCTCGGCGAACTGTATCGCAGCGGCGGGCCGGGACTCGATCCCGACGAAGCCCAGGCCGAGCGCTTCGAGGAGCGCGCCCGCCAGCTGGGCCTCTGA